DNA sequence from the candidate division KSB1 bacterium genome:
TCAGTCACCTTCTCCCCCCTGCGCACAAAACTGTGTGTCGGACACTTTGCGAAAGCCTGCTCCAAATCGTCCGCGGTGGGGTTCACGATCTCTGGCAAAAAGCCGTTCATGCGGATGGAGCCCGAAGACGTCGTCTTGGGGTTGGCGCACAGGGTGCAGCCCGTGCAGCCCACCGTGCACACCTCCTTCACCTGCTTACCCCGGTCCTGGGACCTGCAGGCGATGTAGATGCGTTGGCTGCGCGGGATGAGCTGCATGATACCTCGCGGGCAGGCCTTCACGCACTTGCCGCAGCCGGTACACTTGTCTTCGAACACCACTGGCAGGCCGTTGCCGTTCATCGCCATGGCGTCGAATGGACACGCCCTCACGCAGGTGCCAAAACCCAAGCACCCGTAGATACACGCCTTTGCTCCGCCGGCAATGAGTTGAGCGGCCTCACAATCCTCATAGCCCTGGTAGATGAAACGATCGCCGGCCTCTGCTCGCCCCCCCTGGCAGCAGACCACCGCCACCGGCGCTTCCTTGAGCTCCCCGACTTCACCGCCCATGATGGCAGCAATCTGCCGGGCACAGTCTGCGCCGCCAGGGATGCAGCCCTCGTACGGGGCGACCCCGGCTACCACTGCTTCGGCAAAGGCGGCACATCCGGGGAAGCCACATGCCCCGCAGTTTGCCCCGCCCAGCACCGCCTGGACGGCTTCGACCTTAGGGTCGACCTTGACGGCGAACTTCTTGGCGGCATAGGCCAGTCCGCCGCCGAACAGGGCCCCCAATGCCCCCAGTCCCAACATCGATGCCAAAATCGTGACGACCGTTGGATGCATTGCCTTTCACGTCCTGCGTTGCAGTCTTCTGCTCTCGTCAGTTCCTGCGGCAGGCCAGTGCCGCCGGTTCACTCGCGCAGGCAAAGCTATAGACAAAATGCCAAAAAATCAAGCGGAATTTTCCTCGCCTTTGGCCGCCCGGGGGACCACTATTCCAAGAGGCATGCCGCTCGTGAATGTGTCCCGGAGTGGTAACAGACAACACACGCGATGGCAGCACGCAGGTTTCGCTCACGCTGTAAGCTCACCTGAGATGCCCGAGAAGTTCACCCGGGCCCGAGGGCCCTCGGAACTCCGACGGGCCTCTCCCGGCGACCCACCAAGTCCGCTCGCTCAGGCGACAGGGGAGGAGTGATGCGGTGCTTCGCAGGTCAGGCGCGGATGACGCACCATCGCCCAGATGGTCAGTTCTGTACCCCGTGCCGCCGCAACTTTCTCTTTGCCGGCCACAACAAAGCCATGGCGTTCGTAGTAGCCGATGTTCGCCCGGTTGGTCGTATCGAGGTAACAGGGCAGCCCTTCGGCGTCAGCACCGAGCAACATGGAGTCCAAGAGCTGCCTTCCCACGCCATGACGCTGATGGCTGGGCTCAACCCCCATGGCGAACAAATACCAATGCCTACCCCCCAAGGTGCGCTGGTGGAGACGCTCGCTCCCCTTCGCCACTGCCATGAACCTCAGGAAGGCTGAGAAGCCACAAACCAGCGGGAGAAAGACCAGCCCATTGCGCACCAACGTCCACGCTGGCAGGGACGGCCGCTCCGGTCCCAACCACAGTGCCACGGCGGCCAGAGACGGGGTCGTAAGCACGCTTCCACAGTCGAGAACTGACGTGAGCAATCTTTCGAAGAGCCACGGCAGCACCTCCTGGCGGCGCACCGGGTCGGGAATCGTGAAGACGAAGGCCGGGTCAGCGTGAAAGGCTCGAGCCAAGAGCTCGCTGGCAGGCTTCCTCTGCGTCTGCGTCAAAGTGAAGGTCTCTGGCGTTTCTTGGCGAAGCATTTCTGGCGGCCCCATGCTAACGGGTTCTCCCGGTTCCCGGAGGTGCAATCTGGGCTTGACACATGGGCCCTCTCCCACCCCAAAAAATCATGTACAATTTTACTCAACGGCAGCGCCACTATCAAGGCTTTTCTGGCTGCGGCGCCTCGCAGGTGTGCTGGCCGCGGGAAGGACCGGGGAAGGACCAGCGTGAAGGATTCTCCTCGCTGAAAGCGGGCAGGCCCTCGCCATTGCTCTTCTCCCAGGGGGAAGGCCTTTGCCTGCCTCCCTCCTCCACTATCCGCTACTGGCCGCTGAGGCACGCTATCGGCAGTCGGCGGGTGGGTATGCAAGCGGGACGCGCCCCAGTTCGTCGCACGAGCCCCGTACCGGCGTCATTGCCTGCAGAAAGGCAATGGGCTGTGGAAGTAAGTACCTCCCCGTGGCCATCCCCGACTGGACATGGTGCCTTGCTTCTCCTGTCTTGCGCACTTGATGGGGAGTAGTGGGCGTGCTTTTCCGAGAGCGACTCGTGGTGGGCCATGGCGCCGCTGGCTGCGGGTGGCGTCCTCGGCTTCGGCGCTTCCCACCACGCGGGCTGGGACCTCAGGATGTCGGAAATGGGCAAAGGCCGCGGTGTGGAAGCGGTCCGCGGCCTCGCAGGTGCCGGGGGCGGGAATCGAACCCGCATGGACAAAAGTCCGCAGGATTTTGAGTCCTGTGCGTCTACCAATTTCACCACCCCGGCGCGCCTGCAAATTTATCAAATACGACCCGGAATATCAAGCAAAATGTTCCTCTGCTCCTCCTCGCGCCTCCTGCACTGCTCTCGTATCGCGGCTGTCACTTGCAAGGCAAGCTTTCCGAAGGCCCTTTCGAGGGCTTGT
Encoded proteins:
- a CDS encoding RnfABCDGE type electron transport complex subunit B; the encoded protein is MHPTVVTILASMLGLGALGALFGGGLAYAAKKFAVKVDPKVEAVQAVLGGANCGACGFPGCAAFAEAVVAGVAPYEGCIPGGADCARQIAAIMGGEVGELKEAPVAVVCCQGGRAEAGDRFIYQGYEDCEAAQLIAGGAKACIYGCLGFGTCVRACPFDAMAMNGNGLPVVFEDKCTGCGKCVKACPRGIMQLIPRSQRIYIACRSQDRGKQVKEVCTVGCTGCTLCANPKTTSSGSIRMNGFLPEIVNPTADDLEQAFAKCPTHSFVRRGEKVTEPQAQPEEMTTT
- a CDS encoding GNAT family N-acetyltransferase; this encodes MGPPEMLRQETPETFTLTQTQRKPASELLARAFHADPAFVFTIPDPVRRQEVLPWLFERLLTSVLDCGSVLTTPSLAAVALWLGPERPSLPAWTLVRNGLVFLPLVCGFSAFLRFMAVAKGSERLHQRTLGGRHWYLFAMGVEPSHQRHGVGRQLLDSMLLGADAEGLPCYLDTTNRANIGYYERHGFVVAGKEKVAAARGTELTIWAMVRHPRLTCEAPHHSSPVA